One Pseudomonas sp. FP1742 genomic window carries:
- a CDS encoding DUF2635 domain-containing protein, translating to MSKRITVLPAPGRVVPDPEAGDLLPLEGREVPDNAWWRRRLADGDITTKAVKAAKPQGAK from the coding sequence ATGAGCAAACGCATCACCGTGCTGCCGGCCCCGGGCCGTGTCGTGCCGGACCCGGAAGCGGGCGATCTGTTGCCCCTCGAGGGCCGTGAAGTGCCGGACAACGCCTGGTGGCGTCGACGTCTGGCCGATGGCGATATCACTACCAAAGCCGTGAAAGCGGCGAAACCACAGGGAGCCAAATAA